From Columba livia isolate bColLiv1 breed racing homer chromosome 5, bColLiv1.pat.W.v2, whole genome shotgun sequence, one genomic window encodes:
- the CLEC14A gene encoding C-type lectin domain family 14 member A, with the protein MPRSAPAPDTFPPAGPGEGRGRGDGAGLGQGGRLGPSRAGAERCHSRRGSPRPSASRAAGMSRAGPWCLLMATACALGRSPPPRAAVRCEAAGSCFSAHLANGSYIDARSDCGRRRGDLAWVSGEPELRLLLGLLAEAVAGTAPSLFWVGLKRNASTCTDTGQPLRGFSWEGFGGGAAPREVPAALGRWAKEPVRSCLTARCAGLHLAATAPGGGPSWGWKERPCQRESQGYVCKYQYEGACSDLNPAGALDLDYRLPFEERSTGPGFSPPGTVLTVVCPGGVVRLTCQPERGGFAWKGAEEPHCPCVYPSPGSGRCTEAAGCRDATGSFACACASDGRNGPPCAATGAAPTAAGGSGEAPGGGAGERHPSAQAPGGSAGSPAAAGAVDGDKTAAPPTSSSSSSSSNYVFILVTVAVVVLVILVMTVLGVFKLCFSKSEGGGDKEPPDSRSKAESGSAELCGAAGGE; encoded by the coding sequence ATGCCGAGGTCAGCCCCGGCTCCCGACACATTTCCTCCGGCAGGCCCAGGGGAGGGCCGTGGGCGCGGGGACGGCGCTGGTCTGGGACAGGGCGGACGCCTGGGACCATCCCGAGCCGGGGCCGAGCGCTGCCACAGCCGCCGGGGCAGCCCGCGCCCCTCGGCCTCCCGCGCCGCTGGGATGAGCCGGGCCGGTCCCTGGTGCCTGCTCATGGCCACGGCCTGTGCTCTGGGCCGGTCCCCGCCACCGCGGGCCGCCGTGCGCTGCGAGGCCGCCGGCTCCTGCTTCAGCGCCCACCTCGCCAACGGCTCCTACATCGACGCCCGCAGCGACTGCGGCCGCCGGCGAGGCGACCTGGCGTGGGTCAGCGGCGAGCCGGAGCttcggctgctgctggggctgctggcggAGGCGGTGGCGGGGACCGCGCCCTCGCTCTTCTGGGTCGGGCTGAAGAGGAACGCCTCCACCTGCACCGACACGGGGCAGCCGCTCCGCGGCTTCTCCTGGGAGGGCTtcggcggcggggcggccccgcgggAGGTGCCGGCGGCGCTCGGCCGGTGGGCGAAGGAGCCCGTGCGTTCCTGCCTCACCGCCCGTTGCGCCGGGCTGCACCTGGCGGCAACGGCTCCCGGAGGCGGccccagctggggctggaagGAGCGGCCGTGCCAGCGGGAGAGCCAGGGATACGTCTGCAAGTACCAGTACGAGGGCGCCTGCTCCGACCTCAACCCCGCGGGCGCCCTCGACCTCGACTACCGCCTGCCCTTCGAGGAGCGCAGCACCGGCCCCGGCTTCAGCCCGCCGGGCACCGTGCTCACCGTGGTGTGCCCCGGCGGGGTGGTGCGGCTCACCTGCCAGCCCGAGCGGGGCGGCTTCGCCTGGAAGGGCGCGGAGGAGCCCCACTGCCCCTGCGTCTACCCGAGCCCCGGCAGCGGGAGGTGCACCGAGGCCGCCGGGTGCCGCGATGCCACCGGGAGTTTCGCCTGTGCCTGCGCCTCGGACGGGCGCAACGGGCCGCCCTGCGCGGCCACGGGGGCGGCACCCACCGCCGCGGGCGGCTCCGGGGAGGCGCCGGGTGGCGGAGCAGGGGAGCGACACCCCTCCGCCCAGGCACCCGGCGGCTCCGCGGGATCGCCCGCGGCCGCCGGCGCCGTCGACGGGGACAAGACGGCCGCTCCGCcgacctcctcctcctcgtcctcctcctccaacTATGTTTTCATCCTGGTGACGGTCGCGGTGGTGGTGCTGGTCATCCTGGTCATGACTGTCTTGGGGGTCTTCAAGCTGTGTTTCAGCAAATCCGAGGGCGGCGGGGACAAGGAACCGCCGGACTCCCGCAGCAAGGCGGAGTCCGGCTCCGCGGAGCTGTGCGGAGCAGCGGGCGGCGAGTAG
- the SSTR1 gene encoding somatostatin receptor type 1, translated as MLPNGTCARLPGGAGSDSGGSGGGGGGAGSASEEAAGGMDSGGRNSSGAPNSTLSESQGSAILISFIYSVVCLVGLCGNSMVIYVILRYAKMKTATNIYILNLAIADELLMLSVPFLVTSTLLHHWPFGSLLCRLVLSVDAINMFTSIYCLTVLSVDRYIAVVHPIKAARYRRPTVAKMVNLGVWVLSILIILPIIIFSNTAANSDGTVACNMLMPEPTQRWLVVFVVYTFLMGFLLPVVAICLCYILIIAKMRMVALKAGWQQRKRSERKITLMVMMVVMVFVICWMPFYIVQLVNVFVEQDDATISQLSVILGYANSCANPILYGFLSDNFKRSFQRLLCLSWMDNAAEEPIDYYATALKSRAYSVEDFPPDNLESGSMYRNGTCTSRITTL; from the coding sequence ATGCTCCCCAATGGCACCTGCGCCAGGCTTCCGGGCGGTGCAGGTAGCGacagcggcggcagcggcggcggtggcggcggaGCCGGCAGCGCCTcggaggaggcggcggggggCATGGACTCGGGCGGCAGGAACTCCTCGGGCGCCCCGAACAGCACCCTGAGTGAGTCTCAGGGCAGCGCCATCCTCATCTCATTCATCTACTCCGTGGTATGCTTGGTGGGGCTGTGTGGCAACTCCATGGTCATCTACGTGATCCTACGCTATGCCAAGATGAAGACGGCCACCAACATCTACATCCTCAACTTGGCCATTGCGGATGAGCTGCTGATGCTTAGTGTCCCCTTTCTGGTCACCTCCACCCTGCTGCACCACTGGCCGTTTGGCTCACTGCTCTGCCGCTTGGTGCTCAGCGTGGATGCCATCAACATGTTCACCAGTATCTACTGTCTGACTGTGCTCAGTGTGGACCGCTACATTGCTGTGGTGCACCCCATCAAGGCAGCTAGGTACCGACGGCCCACTGTGGCTAAGATGGTCAATTTGGGTGTCTGGGTGCTTTCCATTCTCATCATCCTGCCCATCATCATTTTCTCTAACACAGCAGCCAACAGTGATGGAACAGTAGCTTGCAACATGCTCATGCCAGAGCCCACGCAGAGGTGGTTGGTGGTCTTTGTTGTCTACACGTTTCTGATGGGCTTCTTGCTGCCTGTGGTGGCCATCTGCCTCTGCTACATCCTCATCATTGCCAAGATGCGCATGGTGGCACTGAAGGCTGGCTGGCAGCAACGCAAGCGCTCGGAGCGCAAGATCACCCTCATGGTCATGATGGTGGTGATGGTCTTTGTCATCTGCTGGATGCCCTTCTACATCGTGCAGCTGGTCAATGTCTTCGTAGAGCAGGATGATGCCACCATCAGCCAACTCTCTGTCATCTTGGGCTATGCCAACAGCTGTGCCAACCCCATCCTGTATGGCTTTCTCTCAGACAACTTCAAGCGGTCCTTCCAGCGACTGCTTTGCCTCAGTTGGATGgacaatgctgcagaggaaccCATCGACTACTATGCCACTGCCCTGAAGAGCAGGGCATACAGCGTGGAGGACTTCCCTCCAGACAACTTGGAGTCAGGGAGCATGTACAGGAACGGCACTTGCACCTCCAGGATTACCACCCTTTGA